The Pseudomonadota bacterium genomic sequence GTGCTGTCCATGGCTCGGGCGCCGGTCACGTCCGCCTGGTAGATCTCCCACAGGCCGCTCAGCCACTCGAGGGCGTTCTCCCGCGCCTCGGGCGACATGTCATCGCGCAGGTAGGGCTCGACGAAGGACTTGTACTCGCCCACCTTGAAGACGTTCACGTCGACCAGGAACTTCTCCTGCGCCGCCTTGTAGTACGTGCGATAGGCGCCAAAGCCCTGCAGGAACACCACGCCCTCGGGGTGCATGAGGATGTCGTCCGCGAAGGACGCCAGGTAGTACTGCCCCTGGGTGTAGTTGTCACCGATCGCCACCACCGGCTTGCCGCTGCGCTTGAAGCGCTCGATGGCGTCGGCGACGTCGCGCAGGGTCGCCATGCCGGCGCCGCCCATGGCGCCGAGCTGCAACACCAGGGCGTTGATGCGGGGGTCCCGCGCGCCGTAGTCGATCGACTCGATGAGATCGCGCGTGAGCGTCTGGTCGACGCGCGAGCCGAGGAACTCCTGCCAGGCGCGGGTGGCCGCATCCCCGTCGAGCTGATCGACGAGGTTGCCGACGGGCGCCAACACCAGCGCGCCGGGACTCATGACCCCGGGCGGGGTGTCCACCAGGGCCACCACGCCGATGGCCAGCACGGCGAGCATCAACATCAGGTGGACGAAGCGACGTAGACCGTCGAGGCCGCGCCACACGCCACCGAACAGGCTGAATAGCCAGAAGCGCTTCGCCATCAGCTGCGCCCCCGCTCGGTCATGCGAGGGTCACCAGCAGCTCGTTGAGGCGCTTGACGAAGCCCTGCGGGTCCGTGAGCTGATCGCCCTCCGCCAGCAGCGCCTGATCCAGCAGCACGTGGGCCCACTGGGAAAAGCGATCCTTGTCCTCCTCGTGGCGCGCCTTCAGCACCACCGGGTGGGTCGGGTTCAGCTCGAGGATGGGCTTACTCTCCGGCACCTCCTGCCCCGCATCGCGCAGCATGCGCTCGAGGCGACCGCCGAGGGCACCTTCAGGCGTGACCACGCACGAGGGCGAGTCCGTGAGGCGCTGGGAGACACGAACCGACTCCACCCGCTCGCGCAGGATCGACTCGATCCGCGCCACGAACTCCTTGTACTCCTCTTCGATGGCCTCCTGCGCCTTCTTCTCATCCTCCGTGGCTTCGCCCAGGGGCACCTCGCCGCGGTTGATCGAGCGCAGCTCGTGACCTTCGAATTCCGTGAGGTGACCTACCACCCACTCGTCCACGCGATCGTGCAGCAGCAGCACCTCGAGGCCCTTCTCGCGGAACATCTCCAGGTGTGGGCTGGCCGCCGCCGAGGCGTAGCTGTCAGCGGTGATGTAGTAGATGTGCTCCTGGCCGCCCTTCAGGCGCGCGACGTAGTCCGCGAGGCTCACGGTCTGCGCCGCCCCGTCGTTCTCCGTGGACGCGAAGCGCAACAGCTTGGCCAGGGTCTCGCGGTTGCCTGCGTCCTCCGCCGTGCCTTCCTTCAGCACGTTACCGAAGGTGTTCCAGAAGGTCTGGTAGTCCTCGGGCTCCTTGGTCGCCATGTCCTCGAGCAGGCCCAGCACCTTGCGCGTGCAGCCGCCGCGGATGCTGTCGACCACCTTGTTCGACTGCAGCAGCTCGCGGGAGACGTTCAGGGGCAGATCGTTCGAGTCGATCAGGCCGCGCACGAAGCGCAGGTAGCGCGGCATCAACTGCTGCGCGTCGTCCATGATGAACACGCGCTGCACGTACAGCTTCACGCCGCGCTGGCGCTCGATGTCGTTGAGGTCGAAGGGCGGGCGCTTCGGCACGTAGAGCAGCGCCGTGTAGTCCAGGCGCCCTTCCACCCGGTGGTGGGTCCAGGCCTGGGGATCGTCGAAGTCGTGGGAGACGTGCTTGTAGAAGGCCTGGTACTCGTCGTCCGTGATGTCCTTGCGCGGACGGGCCCACAGCGCCGAGGCCTGGTTGACGGTCTCGAGCTCGTCCTCGACCGGCTTGCCTTCCTTCTCCACCGGCATCTGCACCGGCAGGCCGATGTGGTCGGCGTACTTGGTGAGGATGTTGCGCAGGGTGAAGCCGTTCAGCAGGTCGCGATGGTCTTCCTTCAGGTGCAGGGTGATCGCCGTGCCGCGGCCGGCCCTCTCGATGCCCTCCACCGAGAACTCGCCCGTGCCATCGGACACCCAGCGCACGCCGTCCTCGGCCGAGGCGCCGGCGCGGCGGGTTTCCACCGTCACCCTGTCGGCCACCACGAAGGCCGAGTAGAAGCCCACACCGAACTGGCCGATCAGGCTCGCGTCCTTCGCCGCATCGCCACTCATCTGCTCGAGGAAGCGGCGGGTGCCGGAGCGCGCGATCGTGCCCAGGTTCTCGATCACCTCCTCGCGCGACATGCCGATGCCGTTGTCGGCGATGGTCAGGGTCTCGCCTTCGGGTTCGTAGGAGATGGTGACGCGAAGCTCCGGATCGTCCTCGAACAGGCCATCCTGCGTCAGCGCTTCGAAGCGCAGCTTGTCGCAGGCGTCGGACGCGTTCGACACCAACTCGCGCAGGAACACCTCGCGATTGGAGTAGAGCGAATGGATCATCAGGTGCAGCAGCTGCTGCACTTCGGTCTGGAAGGCGTGAGTTTCGCGGTTTTGCTCAGTCATGGGTCGATCGGCTTACTCGGTGCGTGAGAGAAATCGCAGGACACCCTGCCCACACCGCGGATCGTACCAACGCTGCACCGCGTGAAGGCAGGCTGGGAGCTTTTTTTTGCCGGGGCTGCTAGAGAAGATGCGGCCTGAGGCGAGAAGGACGCGGCCGCCGGCCTAGTGTCCGGTCACGCTAGTTCGTTGAAGAATACGCACGGGGCTTTTTGCTCCTGAGCGCGGCGCGACGACGAGCGTGGCAGGCCCCACGGGAGGAGGAGCAACGTGCTCAGGGGCAAAAAGCACCCGCGTATTCTTCAACGAACTAGCGTGACCGGACACTGGGTTCCGGCGGCCGCTCGGTATCAGACCTTTTCCTTGATGCGGGCAGCCTTACCGGTGCGACCGCGCAGGTAGTAGAGCTTGGCGCGACGCACATCGCCGCGGCGCTTCACCTTGATGGACTCGATCGCCGGGCTGTGGGTCTGGAACACACGCTCCACGCCCTCGCCGTGGGAGATCTTGCGCACCGTGAAGGAGGAGTTCAGGCCGCGGTTCTTCACCGCGATGACCACACCCTCGTAGGCCTGGAGGCGCTCGCGATTGCCCTCCTTCACCTTCACCTGCACGACAACCGTGTCGCCAGGGGCGAAAGCGGGAACGTCAGTCTTTAGCTGCTCTTTCTCGAGCTGTTCGATGATATTGCTCACGGCGCACCTCTAACCCTCATCAATCTCGGACCTCGCGACCCGCAGGCCACCGGTCCGGTGTTTGCTAATGCCTCCGTTGCGCGCACCCGCGTGCGTCGCACGGCCCTAGGCCTTCGCGGCCTGGTATTCACTCAACAGCTGGCGATCCTCATCGCTCAGCATCAATCCTTCCAGCAGCTCCGGCCGCCGCTCCCACGTGCGCCCGAGCGCCTGCTGGCGGCGCCAGCGCTCGATCACGGCGTGGTTGCCGCCGAGCAGCACCTCGGGCACCGCCACCGCCTCGCCGTCGCCGAAGTCCACGGCTTCGGGGCGCGTGTAGTGCGGCCAATCGAGCAGCCCGTCCACGAACGAGTCACTCACCGCCGACTCGGCGTTGCCGAGCGCGCCCGGCAACAGGCGGACCACCGCGTCAATCAACACCATCGCTGCCAGTTCGCCGCCGCTCAGCACGTAGTCGCCGATCGACAGCTCCTCATCCACTTCCGCGTCCAGCAAGCGCTGGTCGACGCCTTCGTAGCGCCCGCTCACCAGCACCAGGGCTGGCTCGCACGCCAGGCGCGCGGCGATCTCGTGCGTCAGCGGCTTCCCCGCCGCGCCGAGATAAATCGTCTTCGGCGTCTCCCCGCCTACGCGGCGCCTCGCGTGTGCGATCGCCGTGCGCAGGGGCTCCACCCGCATCACCATGCCGGGGCCGCCGCCGTAAGGCCTGTCGTCCACCGTGCGGTGCACGTCGGTGGCGAAGGCCCGCGGGTCCACCGTGTCCACCGACACCAGGCCCCGCTCGACGGCGCGACTGAGCACGCCATGCTCGGTCACCGCCGAGACCAGCCCCTCGAAGAGCGTGACTACGCAGACCTTCATGTCGTCGTCGCCTTCACCCGTTCGCAGCGCAGCTGTCTAGTAGTCCTCTCCCCAGTCCACCAGGATGCGACGCTGCGCCTCCTCCACCCCGTGCACCACGGGGCCGCGAACGAAGGGGATCAATCGCTCGCGTGTGCCCGCCACCACCATGATGTCCTGGGCACCGTTGTCCATGACGTCCCGCAGCCTGCCGAGCACCACGCCCTCGAGGTTGTGCACCTCGTAGCCCATCAGGTCGGCCCAGTACCAGCCGTCGCTCGGCGCCGGCAGCTCGCTGCGCGGCACCGTCACCTGGGCGCCGGTCAGAGCCGCTGCCGCGTCGCGGTCAGCGATGCCTTCCAGACGTCCGATCAGGCGCTCGCTGTGCCAGCGCCACTCGGCGAGGCGTACCTCGCGCGAACCGGTGGCCGCGCCGGGTCCCGGCAGCAGCAGTCGCCAGTTCGCGTAGTGAACAAGGTTCTCGGCGGGATCCGTGAAGGACTTCAGCTTCACCCAGCCGCGCACCCCGTGCGCCCCGGCCAGCTCCCCCACCACCAGCGTCTCATCGGCGCTGGGCGTGGCGTCACTCACCATGGGGCTTCCCTCTCCCGAAGAAGAGGCGGCTTAGGCGGCGGGCTCGGCCGGCGCGGCACCCATCTCGGCAGCGGAGGTCTTGCGCCACTGCTTGAGGAGCTTGGTCACGCGCTCGGAGGGCTGGGCGCCCTGGCCGATCCAGTATTCGGCGCGCTCGAGGTTGACGCGCAGGGACTCGGCGTTGCCGCGGGCGACCGGGTTGAAGAAGCCCAGGCGCTCGATGTAGCGGCCGTCACGGCGGCTGCGGCTGTCGGTCACGATGATGTGGTAGAACGGACGCTTCTTAGCGCCGGTTCGCGTAAGACGGATGCTGACCATTTGTAGGTAGGTCCTTAAACGACAGGTATTCGGTTTGGGAGCACGGCACGCAAGGCATCGCGTGTCGCGCCGACTGTAAACCCGCCATTTTACCCGAAAGTCTCCCGATTGCTAGCACTTAGTGCACTGCAGGTACGGTGCCTACGGCATCATTCCCGGCGGTAGTCGACCGGCCATGCCACGCATCATTTTCTTCATGTTGCCGCCGGCCATTTTCTTCATCATTTTCTGCATTTGCGTGTACTGCTTGAGAAGTCGGTTCACGTCCTGCACCTGAAGCCCCGAGCCAGCCGCGATGCGGCGCTTGCGGGAGCTGTCGATCAGCTTCGGGAAGCGTCTTTCCCGGTCTGTCATGGAGTTAATGATGGCGATCTGGCGACGGATCTGCTTGTCGTCCACCTGCGCCTTTGCCGCTTCCGGAATCTTGCCGGCACCCGGCAACTTGTCGAGCAGGGCTGCCATGCCACCCATGCTCTGCATCTGTTGAAGTTGATCGCGTAAGTCGCTGAAATCGAAACCCTTACCCTTGCTGACTTTGCGGGCAAGTTTGGCCGCTTTCTGCTTGTCGACCTTCTCCTGCACCTCCTCGACCAGGGTGAGCACGTCGCCCATGCCGAGGATGCGCGAGGCCATACGGTCGGGATGGAAAGGTTCGAAGGCGTCGCTTTTCTCGCCGAGACCGATGAATTTGATCGGCTTGCCGGTCACCTGGCGCACGGAGAGGGCCGCACCGCCGCGGGCGTCACCGTCCGCCTTGGTCAGCACGACGCCGGTCAACGGCAGGGCGTCGTCGAAAGCCTTGGCCGACTTCACCGCATCCTGGCCAGCCATGGCGTCGACCACGAAGAGGGTCTCCTGCGGCGAGGCGGCGGCGTGCACGCGCTGCACTTCGGCCATCAACTCCTCGTCCACGTGCAGGCGGCCGGCCGTGTCCACGATGAGCACGTCGGCCACCGCGCGACGGGCAGCATCGAGGCCGCGCTCCACGATCGCCACCGGATCGTCCGAGGCCTCGCTCGGCACGAAGCCGGCGCCCACCTGCCCCGCCACGGTCTCCAACTGGGCGATGGCGGCGGGGCGGTACACGTCCACACTCACCATCATCACCTTCTTCTTGTCCTTCTCGATCAGGCGTCGCGCCAGCTTGCCGGCGGTGGTGGTCTTGCCCGCGCCCTGCAGGCCGGCGAGGAGGATGACGACAGGCGGCTGGGCCCGCAGGTCCAGCGCCTGATTGCCCCCACCCATCACCTGCACCAGCTCGTCGTGGACGATCTTCACCAGGGCCTGGCCCGGCTTCAGGCTGCGCGCCACCTCCTCGCCCACGGCGCGCTCGCG encodes the following:
- the trmD gene encoding tRNA (guanosine(37)-N1)-methyltransferase TrmD, which translates into the protein MKVCVVTLFEGLVSAVTEHGVLSRAVERGLVSVDTVDPRAFATDVHRTVDDRPYGGGPGMVMRVEPLRTAIAHARRRVGGETPKTIYLGAAGKPLTHEIAARLACEPALVLVSGRYEGVDQRLLDAEVDEELSIGDYVLSGGELAAMVLIDAVVRLLPGALGNAESAVSDSFVDGLLDWPHYTRPEAVDFGDGEAVAVPEVLLGGNHAVIERWRRQQALGRTWERRPELLEGLMLSDEDRQLLSEYQAAKA
- the ffh gene encoding signal recognition particle protein; translated protein: MFDNLSNRLTTALDGLRGKGRLTEDNIKDALRSVRMALLEADVALPVVKSFIDHVRERAVGEEVARSLKPGQALVKIVHDELVQVMGGGNQALDLRAQPPVVILLAGLQGAGKTTTAGKLARRLIEKDKKKVMMVSVDVYRPAAIAQLETVAGQVGAGFVPSEASDDPVAIVERGLDAARRAVADVLIVDTAGRLHVDEELMAEVQRVHAAASPQETLFVVDAMAGQDAVKSAKAFDDALPLTGVVLTKADGDARGGAALSVRQVTGKPIKFIGLGEKSDAFEPFHPDRMASRILGMGDVLTLVEEVQEKVDKQKAAKLARKVSKGKGFDFSDLRDQLQQMQSMGGMAALLDKLPGAGKIPEAAKAQVDDKQIRRQIAIINSMTDRERRFPKLIDSSRKRRIAAGSGLQVQDVNRLLKQYTQMQKMMKKMAGGNMKKMMRGMAGRLPPGMMP
- the rimM gene encoding ribosome maturation factor RimM (Essential for efficient processing of 16S rRNA), which translates into the protein MSDATPSADETLVVGELAGAHGVRGWVKLKSFTDPAENLVHYANWRLLLPGPGAATGSREVRLAEWRWHSERLIGRLEGIADRDAAAALTGAQVTVPRSELPAPSDGWYWADLMGYEVHNLEGVVLGRLRDVMDNGAQDIMVVAGTRERLIPFVRGPVVHGVEEAQRRILVDWGEDY
- the rpsP gene encoding 30S ribosomal protein S16, with amino-acid sequence MVSIRLTRTGAKKRPFYHIIVTDSRSRRDGRYIERLGFFNPVARGNAESLRVNLERAEYWIGQGAQPSERVTKLLKQWRKTSAAEMGAAPAEPAA
- the htpG gene encoding molecular chaperone HtpG, which codes for MTEQNRETHAFQTEVQQLLHLMIHSLYSNREVFLRELVSNASDACDKLRFEALTQDGLFEDDPELRVTISYEPEGETLTIADNGIGMSREEVIENLGTIARSGTRRFLEQMSGDAAKDASLIGQFGVGFYSAFVVADRVTVETRRAGASAEDGVRWVSDGTGEFSVEGIERAGRGTAITLHLKEDHRDLLNGFTLRNILTKYADHIGLPVQMPVEKEGKPVEDELETVNQASALWARPRKDITDDEYQAFYKHVSHDFDDPQAWTHHRVEGRLDYTALLYVPKRPPFDLNDIERQRGVKLYVQRVFIMDDAQQLMPRYLRFVRGLIDSNDLPLNVSRELLQSNKVVDSIRGGCTRKVLGLLEDMATKEPEDYQTFWNTFGNVLKEGTAEDAGNRETLAKLLRFASTENDGAAQTVSLADYVARLKGGQEHIYYITADSYASAAASPHLEMFREKGLEVLLLHDRVDEWVVGHLTEFEGHELRSINRGEVPLGEATEDEKKAQEAIEEEYKEFVARIESILRERVESVRVSQRLTDSPSCVVTPEGALGGRLERMLRDAGQEVPESKPILELNPTHPVVLKARHEEDKDRFSQWAHVLLDQALLAEGDQLTDPQGFVKRLNELLVTLA
- the rplS gene encoding 50S ribosomal protein L19; the protein is MSNIIEQLEKEQLKTDVPAFAPGDTVVVQVKVKEGNRERLQAYEGVVIAVKNRGLNSSFTVRKISHGEGVERVFQTHSPAIESIKVKRRGDVRRAKLYYLRGRTGKAARIKEKV